One region of Baekduia soli genomic DNA includes:
- a CDS encoding single-stranded DNA-binding protein, producing MAATNINRVVLTGNLTADPELRSLPSGTSVCKLRVACNTRRKNNATGDWEDKPNYFDVTVWGAQGENAARYLSKGRPVAVDGRLEWREFQDQAGNKRQAIDIIADSVQFLGGREDGAGGGGGGFTPRSDVPVDTGDFAPAGASTGGGNAPAPAPADDDIPF from the coding sequence GTGGCCGCCACGAACATCAACCGCGTCGTGCTGACCGGCAATCTCACCGCCGACCCGGAGCTGCGCTCGCTGCCGAGCGGCACCTCGGTCTGCAAGCTCCGCGTCGCCTGCAACACCCGTCGCAAGAACAACGCGACCGGCGACTGGGAGGACAAGCCCAACTACTTCGACGTCACGGTCTGGGGCGCGCAGGGCGAGAACGCCGCGCGCTACCTGTCCAAGGGCCGTCCCGTCGCCGTCGACGGGCGCCTGGAATGGCGCGAGTTCCAGGACCAGGCGGGCAACAAGCGCCAGGCCATCGACATCATCGCCGACTCCGTCCAGTTCCTCGGGGGCCGCGAGGACGGTGCGGGCGGTGGTGGCGGCGGGTTCACGCCGCGCTCCGACGTCCCCGTCGACACGGGCGACTTCGCCCCGGCGGGTGCGTCGACCGGCGGCGGCAACGCCCCGGCGCCGGCGCCGGCCGACGACGACATCCCGTTCTGA